In one window of Frigoriglobus tundricola DNA:
- a CDS encoding PEP/pyruvate-binding domain-containing protein, with product MPDILFFDEITDAAANLVGGKGLGLGKTATAGLPVPAGFVLTTQAYRRAVERGIRADAGLGRAITGAYESLGAGPVAVRSSATAEDAADTSFAGQQETILGVRGAEALIDAIERCWRSLFTDRAVAYREKQNVDAAGLAMAVVVQKLVPAESAGVLFTRDPLDPEGKRMLAEAAWGLGEVVVSGRVQPDRFTLDHDTGAVLDRTLGSKAVRVTGGDEEHVPAELQRQFCLNDAALAQLAELGRKVEAFYGDARDLEWAYAGGTFHLLQARPITVAGAAEREQVRQGVIAELKAKADPRGTAWVRYNLSEVLPQPTPMTWAVVQRLLAADGGFGAMNRDLGAKPDPALGALSGFDLVAGRPMANLSRLPRMQFATPPFEYPLGDYRKDPRKALDPKPALNPLAGKGCVLGLFSLPGTVLNLTRLMNTTKRLSATFGPKFETEIVPQFADAARHALAQDWSKLDPAALVREFETWVHKTLVEFARESLKPTVFADLAWNEAVDALKPALGEERARVAVGELSLGAAPPAGANLPGAVRDLASGLLSRATFLETFGHRGTNEMELAQPRWSEAPQELDKLVRGAKGRDHTAAIVNAEKIADEAKLAGPAREPFALTVQRLRTYLGLREAGKHYLLLGYAVVRRALVELDRRFGLNGGIFFLAPADLPDLIAGKDLSAKITAARKKRQTELSLEVPPVLFSDDLDAIGRPLPEPPGGDKLEGVPLSAGVAEGPALVLTEPAAAPPEGGYVLVCPSTDPAWVPLFVHATALVMETGGVLSHGAIVAREFGLPAVAGLPGATQRLKTGQRVRVDGGRGTVTILDGAR from the coding sequence ATGCCGGACATTTTGTTCTTCGACGAAATCACCGACGCGGCCGCGAACCTGGTCGGCGGCAAGGGGCTGGGCCTCGGCAAGACCGCGACCGCCGGCCTGCCCGTGCCGGCCGGGTTCGTGCTCACCACGCAAGCGTATCGCCGGGCCGTGGAGCGCGGGATTCGCGCGGACGCGGGGCTGGGGCGCGCGATCACCGGCGCGTATGAGAGCCTCGGCGCCGGGCCGGTCGCGGTGCGGTCCAGCGCCACCGCCGAAGATGCCGCCGACACCAGTTTCGCGGGTCAGCAGGAAACGATTCTCGGCGTGCGCGGCGCCGAAGCACTGATCGACGCGATCGAACGGTGCTGGCGGTCGCTGTTCACCGACCGCGCGGTCGCGTACCGCGAAAAGCAGAACGTGGACGCCGCCGGGCTGGCGATGGCCGTCGTGGTGCAGAAGCTCGTACCCGCGGAATCGGCCGGCGTCCTCTTCACCCGCGATCCGCTCGATCCGGAGGGGAAGCGGATGCTCGCCGAGGCCGCGTGGGGGCTCGGCGAGGTCGTGGTGTCCGGCCGGGTGCAGCCGGACCGGTTCACGCTCGATCACGACACGGGGGCCGTCCTCGACCGCACGCTCGGCTCGAAAGCGGTGCGTGTCACGGGTGGCGACGAGGAACACGTTCCCGCGGAGCTTCAGCGGCAGTTCTGCCTGAACGACGCCGCACTGGCCCAGCTCGCGGAACTCGGACGCAAAGTGGAAGCGTTCTACGGCGACGCCCGCGACCTGGAGTGGGCCTACGCCGGGGGCACCTTCCACTTGCTGCAAGCGCGGCCGATCACGGTTGCCGGCGCGGCGGAGCGCGAGCAGGTCCGCCAAGGCGTCATCGCGGAACTGAAAGCGAAGGCCGACCCGCGCGGCACCGCCTGGGTGCGGTACAACTTGAGCGAGGTGCTGCCCCAGCCGACGCCCATGACCTGGGCCGTGGTGCAGCGCCTGCTCGCGGCCGACGGCGGGTTCGGCGCGATGAACCGCGACCTCGGCGCGAAGCCGGACCCGGCCCTCGGCGCGCTCTCGGGGTTCGATCTCGTGGCCGGGCGACCGATGGCGAACCTCTCGCGTCTTCCGCGGATGCAGTTCGCCACCCCGCCGTTCGAATACCCGCTCGGCGATTACCGGAAAGACCCGCGGAAGGCGCTCGACCCCAAGCCGGCCCTCAACCCGCTCGCCGGCAAGGGGTGCGTGCTCGGTCTCTTCTCGCTGCCGGGCACGGTTTTGAACCTCACGCGGCTGATGAACACGACGAAACGACTGTCGGCCACGTTTGGCCCGAAGTTCGAGACGGAAATCGTACCCCAATTCGCTGACGCCGCCCGACACGCGCTCGCGCAGGATTGGTCGAAACTCGACCCGGCCGCCCTCGTTCGCGAGTTCGAGACGTGGGTACACAAGACGCTCGTCGAGTTCGCGCGCGAGAGCCTGAAACCGACGGTGTTCGCGGACCTGGCGTGGAACGAGGCGGTGGACGCTCTCAAGCCGGCACTCGGTGAGGAACGCGCCCGGGTCGCGGTGGGCGAACTGAGTTTGGGCGCCGCCCCGCCGGCGGGTGCGAACTTGCCCGGTGCCGTCCGCGATCTCGCGTCCGGGCTTCTTTCGCGAGCGACGTTTCTGGAGACGTTCGGCCACCGCGGTACGAACGAGATGGAACTCGCCCAGCCGCGGTGGAGCGAAGCCCCGCAGGAACTCGACAAGCTCGTCCGCGGGGCCAAAGGACGCGACCACACTGCCGCCATCGTAAACGCCGAGAAAATCGCGGACGAAGCGAAACTCGCCGGCCCGGCGCGGGAGCCGTTCGCACTCACGGTTCAGCGGCTCCGCACGTACCTCGGGCTGCGCGAGGCCGGCAAGCACTACCTGCTCCTCGGCTATGCCGTCGTCCGCCGGGCACTGGTCGAACTGGACCGCCGGTTCGGTCTGAACGGCGGGATCTTCTTCCTCGCCCCGGCCGATCTGCCGGACCTGATCGCGGGGAAAGACCTCTCGGCGAAGATCACCGCGGCGCGCAAGAAGCGGCAAACGGAACTGTCGCTCGAAGTGCCGCCGGTGCTGTTCAGCGACGATCTGGACGCCATCGGGCGGCCGCTACCGGAACCTCCGGGCGGCGACAAACTTGAAGGCGTGCCGCTGTCCGCGGGCGTGGCCGAAGGCCCGGCGCTCGTGCTGACCGAACCGGCCGCCGCGCCGCCGGAGGGCGGATACGTGCTGGTGTGCCCCTCGACGGACCCCGCGTGGGTGCCGCTGTTTGTTCACGCGACGGCGCTCGTGATGGAAACGGGCGGGGTGCTTTCGCACGGGGCGATCGTGGCCCGCGAGTTCGGCCTGCCCGCAGTCGCAGGGCTGCCGGGCGCGACCCAGCGGCTGAAAACGGGGCAACGGGTGCGCGTCGATGGCGGCCGCGGGACGGTGACAATTCTGGACGGGGCGCGGTAA